Proteins encoded in a region of the Petroclostridium xylanilyticum genome:
- a CDS encoding DUF3862 domain-containing protein has translation MKIFKKWWFWVIVIVVIGAIGSASNSKNSQPSQTIQTQQTQETKQAEQPTKTQESEENVNKPTITKDEFDKIQNGMTYEEVTKIIGGPGELVSETGEKGADFYTVVYQYKGEGSLGANANLIFQGGKLQSKAQFGLK, from the coding sequence ATGAAAATCTTTAAAAAGTGGTGGTTTTGGGTTATTGTAATTGTGGTCATAGGAGCTATAGGTTCTGCATCGAACAGCAAGAATTCGCAACCTTCTCAGACAATACAAACACAGCAGACTCAAGAAACAAAACAAGCTGAGCAGCCTACAAAAACTCAGGAATCTGAAGAGAATGTTAATAAGCCTACAATAACAAAAGATGAATTTGACAAAATTCAAAATGGCATGACTTATGAAGAAGTTACAAAAATAATAGGCGGTCCAGGAGAACTTGTTTCTGAAACTGGAGAAAAGGGTGCCGATTTTTATACTGTAGTGTATCAGTATAAAGGAGAAGGTTCATTAGGCGCAAATGCTAATTTAATATTCCAAGGTGGTAAATTGCAAAGCAAGGCACAATTTGGGTTAAAATAA
- a CDS encoding type II toxin-antitoxin system HicA family toxin encodes MKRRDLIKRLKDAGWEITSGAKHDMAKHPNKQGIKIPIPRHTEINEYTANQILKEAGLK; translated from the coding sequence ATGAAGCGCAGGGACTTGATAAAACGACTTAAAGATGCGGGATGGGAAATAACAAGCGGAGCGAAACACGACATGGCAAAGCACCCTAATAAACAAGGCATTAAAATTCCAATCCCCCGGCATACTGAAATTAACGAGTACACTGCAAACCAAATCCTTAAAGAAGCAGGGCTGAAATAA
- a CDS encoding type II toxin-antitoxin system HicB family antitoxin: MKYVYPAIFTPLENGEYSIKVPDLPGCVTCGKDLPNAIEMAQDAVAMWLCDAEDNNETIPKASNVFDIRCEKTEFVNLIVVDTVEYRNLNDSRAIKKTLTIPNWLNTKAEKAGINFSQVLQEALRERLHI; the protein is encoded by the coding sequence ATGAAATATGTTTATCCTGCTATTTTTACCCCTCTTGAAAATGGTGAATACTCTATTAAGGTCCCAGACTTACCAGGTTGCGTAACATGTGGCAAGGATTTGCCTAATGCTATTGAAATGGCCCAGGATGCCGTAGCAATGTGGCTTTGCGATGCGGAAGACAACAACGAAACTATACCTAAGGCTTCAAATGTGTTTGATATACGCTGTGAAAAAACAGAGTTTGTAAACCTTATCGTAGTAGATACGGTAGAATATCGTAATTTGAATGATAGCAGGGCTATTAAAAAAACATTAACCATACCTAACTGGTTAAATACAAAAGCCGAAAAGGCGGGAATCAATTTTTCACAGGTTCTGCAAGAAGCATTAAGGGAACGCTTGCATATTTAA
- a CDS encoding peptidoglycan recognition protein family protein: protein MSDMPYTYIVDHIPTSTAKNRRPGISMTPEYVTIHSTANPSSTARQERAWLTNSNNIATASFHVVVDEKEAVECIPLNEVAWHAGDGRGPGNTKSIGVEICESGDREKTLQNVAELVAKLLHERKWGIDRVKQHYDWSGKNCPRILRDTGRWPEFLGMIEKELKEMSEHWAEKYYKFLTEEKGIVIREKRFDDTVTRGELFALMARMMGYKE, encoded by the coding sequence ATGAGTGATATGCCGTACACATACATAGTAGACCATATACCAACATCTACAGCCAAAAACAGACGTCCGGGAATATCCATGACGCCGGAATATGTAACAATCCATAGCACAGCAAACCCGTCCAGCACAGCCAGGCAGGAACGGGCATGGCTGACAAACTCAAACAACATAGCGACGGCATCATTCCATGTTGTTGTTGATGAGAAAGAGGCCGTTGAGTGCATACCGCTCAATGAGGTAGCCTGGCACGCCGGGGACGGCAGGGGTCCCGGAAACACAAAAAGTATAGGAGTGGAGATATGTGAAAGTGGGGATAGAGAAAAGACATTGCAAAATGTTGCGGAGCTTGTGGCGAAGCTGCTACATGAACGAAAATGGGGTATTGACCGGGTGAAGCAGCACTACGACTGGAGCGGGAAGAATTGCCCGCGGATACTGAGGGATACGGGCAGGTGGCCGGAATTTTTAGGTATGATTGAGAAGGAGTTGAAGGAAATGAGCGAGCATTGGGCAGAAAAATACTACAAGTTTTTGACGGAAGAAAAGGGCATAGTCATTCGTGAAAAAAGGTTTGACGATACCGTCACCCGTGGGGAACTGTTTGCGCTCATGGCAAGGATGATGGGGTATAAGGAATAG
- a CDS encoding phage holin family protein: MEKKLYNIIVTSGGALASYLFGGWSALLGILLGFVVIDYATGFLAAAIEGELSSKTGLKGIAKKVCIFAVVAIANLIDAAMGNQHILRDATIFFYLSNELLSIIENVGRAGIPVPSQIQKAVKVLQGKENE; this comes from the coding sequence GTGGAGAAAAAACTGTATAACATCATAGTTACATCAGGAGGCGCGCTTGCCTCCTATCTTTTTGGGGGGTGGAGCGCATTGCTTGGAATATTGCTTGGATTTGTGGTGATAGATTACGCTACTGGTTTTTTAGCTGCGGCCATAGAGGGGGAATTGAGCAGTAAAACAGGTTTAAAGGGCATAGCAAAGAAGGTTTGCATATTTGCTGTAGTGGCTATAGCAAACCTCATTGATGCAGCAATGGGCAACCAGCATATTTTGAGGGATGCGACTATATTTTTCTACCTCTCAAACGAGCTCTTGTCTATTATCGAAAATGTCGGGAGGGCAGGCATACCAGTGCCTTCGCAAATCCAAAAAGCTGTGAAAGTGTTGCAGGGGAAGGAGAATGAGTGA
- a CDS encoding CD1375 family protein — MLKQYLVVSYAYLVKIGRWDLEPTEGNIKKAVPEEYRIAVAEYLAGGV, encoded by the coding sequence ATGCTTAAACAGTATCTTGTTGTATCTTATGCTTACCTCGTAAAAATCGGCAGGTGGGACTTAGAACCCACGGAAGGCAATATAAAAAAGGCAGTACCTGAGGAATACCGAATTGCGGTGGCTGAGTATTTGGCAGGAGGTGTATAG
- a CDS encoding YmfQ family protein — protein MNKTEEMKALVPEIFQEIKEYIEIFNTQGVELDNIYNAVNEILAQCFVNTATWGLGYWERMLTIPVDNSKEAAYRRDVILSKIKGTGTVTPALIKTVAESYNNGEVDVIEHPETYSFEVKFIGTRGIPPNLSDLQNAIHELKPAHLAVTYTFTYTTWGEVKQTTWINIKAGTWGDLKTRRVV, from the coding sequence ATGAATAAAACTGAGGAAATGAAGGCTCTTGTGCCTGAAATATTCCAGGAAATAAAAGAATACATTGAGATATTCAACACCCAAGGAGTAGAGCTAGATAATATTTATAATGCTGTGAATGAAATTCTGGCGCAATGCTTTGTTAATACCGCTACCTGGGGGCTGGGATATTGGGAAAGGATGCTTACGATACCTGTTGATAACTCAAAGGAAGCTGCATACCGGAGGGACGTCATCCTATCAAAGATAAAAGGAACCGGCACCGTCACCCCCGCACTCATAAAAACTGTCGCTGAAAGCTATAACAACGGCGAAGTCGATGTAATCGAACATCCTGAAACATATAGCTTTGAAGTTAAATTTATTGGTACCCGTGGCATACCTCCAAACCTGTCAGATCTGCAAAATGCAATACATGAACTTAAGCCGGCGCATTTGGCGGTTACTTATACTTTTACTTATACAACCTGGGGTGAAGTAAAGCAGACAACGTGGATTAATATAAAAGCAGGTACTTGGGGAGATTTGAAGACAAGGAGAGTGGTATAA
- a CDS encoding baseplate J/gp47 family protein, giving the protein MTFENILNSMLARVPDSLDKREGSIIYNALAPAAYELAQAYFLLENFLKLPFIDTSEGEYLTRICSQYGVHRKPATAAIRKGVFEGSSNNPFNVPLGSRFGIDGIVYVATKKISDGVFEMTCETLGTTGNIPVGDLLPIDNIPGLGSALLSDIITYGEDEETDEALRERTLTKVQLPTTSGNLNAYKLWALSVQGVGGVKVFETWNGNGTVKLVLIDTDKKPASSEVVTAVAEYIETVRPIGASVTVEAAAQLNINISVTVSRAAGYTLEQVTYNITSSVSEYLKSVAFMHDFVSYAKIGNAILEAPGVVDYSNLTVNGGTSNIPISYTAANCQTPVIGTVTVNE; this is encoded by the coding sequence ATGACATTTGAAAACATACTAAATTCCATGCTGGCAAGGGTTCCGGACAGCCTTGATAAGAGAGAGGGAAGCATTATTTATAACGCCCTTGCTCCGGCGGCATACGAGCTTGCACAGGCATATTTCCTTTTGGAAAACTTTTTAAAGCTGCCTTTTATTGACACGTCTGAGGGTGAATACCTGACAAGGATATGCTCGCAGTATGGGGTGCACAGGAAACCGGCTACAGCTGCGATAAGAAAAGGGGTTTTCGAAGGCAGTTCAAACAATCCCTTCAACGTGCCTCTTGGCTCAAGGTTCGGGATTGACGGAATAGTATATGTTGCTACTAAAAAGATATCGGACGGCGTATTTGAAATGACATGCGAAACTCTGGGAACAACGGGAAACATTCCTGTAGGGGATCTACTTCCTATTGATAACATACCTGGATTAGGATCCGCTCTTTTATCCGATATTATCACATACGGCGAGGACGAGGAAACGGATGAGGCTTTAAGGGAGCGTACACTTACAAAGGTCCAGTTGCCTACTACATCCGGCAATTTAAATGCTTATAAGTTGTGGGCGTTAAGCGTGCAAGGTGTCGGAGGTGTAAAAGTATTTGAGACCTGGAACGGAAACGGGACTGTTAAACTTGTGCTTATAGACACCGACAAAAAACCGGCTAGCAGTGAGGTTGTAACAGCAGTAGCGGAATACATTGAAACAGTCCGTCCTATAGGGGCAAGTGTCACGGTTGAGGCGGCAGCACAGCTAAATATAAACATATCGGTTACGGTATCAAGGGCAGCCGGCTATACGTTGGAGCAGGTCACCTATAATATAACATCAAGCGTATCCGAATATCTTAAGTCTGTGGCTTTTATGCACGATTTTGTGAGCTATGCAAAAATCGGAAATGCAATACTGGAAGCCCCGGGTGTGGTTGACTATTCAAACCTAACGGTGAATGGTGGTACATCAAACATCCCAATATCGTACACTGCTGCAAACTGCCAAACGCCGGTAATCGGGACGGTGACTGTGAATGAATAA
- a CDS encoding DUF2634 domain-containing protein: protein MIPASNIGGIEINEIKQPSKTYKINTTKSEVSIKGYTDGLEAVKQAVQLILSTERYMYPIYSWNYGVELESLIGKEYSYIVAEIKRRIREALMQDDRISSVDGFKFTRQDDELYVEFEVVSDVGSFNTGLAVNI from the coding sequence ATGATACCGGCAAGCAATATTGGAGGCATTGAAATCAATGAGATTAAACAGCCTTCTAAAACTTATAAAATTAACACTACGAAAAGCGAAGTTTCGATAAAAGGATATACTGATGGGCTGGAAGCAGTAAAACAAGCTGTCCAGCTTATTTTATCCACTGAAAGGTATATGTATCCGATATATAGCTGGAACTACGGTGTAGAGCTTGAAAGCCTGATTGGTAAAGAATACTCATATATTGTCGCCGAAATTAAGCGGAGAATCAGGGAGGCATTGATGCAGGACGACAGGATTTCAAGCGTTGACGGCTTTAAATTTACCAGGCAGGACGACGAATTGTACGTCGAATTTGAGGTTGTGAGCGATGTCGGCTCATTTAACACGGGATTGGCGGTGAATATCTGA
- a CDS encoding DUF2577 family protein, with the protein MIEAIKEIIKNYINSMKPTRLVFGKVETVAPLAVRVNEKLLIPSEMFVWPPVLTQYDIGKKVLMIQQEGGQQYYILEVR; encoded by the coding sequence ATGATTGAGGCTATCAAGGAAATTATAAAGAACTATATAAACAGTATGAAGCCCACAAGACTTGTATTCGGAAAGGTTGAAACTGTTGCCCCGCTTGCGGTAAGAGTGAATGAAAAACTGCTCATACCATCTGAAATGTTTGTATGGCCGCCAGTGTTAACCCAGTATGATATAGGGAAAAAGGTCCTTATGATACAGCAAGAAGGTGGGCAGCAGTATTACATTCTGGAGGTGAGGTAA
- a CDS encoding XkdQ/YqbQ family protein produces MIELLIENKADGKIYEISELVTEISFSDRLNNGCSKLDFSYLYDGVLFANGSAVRFRFNGANIFYGYIFSSEREQNNAISVVAYDQLRYLKAKDTFVVKELRVDELIRKIANYFRLRVGKLDNTGYKLPTSIKDNQTFLDMIYDSISTTLIGTGRKYAFYDDFGSLALTDIMNMRLPLVIGDASLAYGYKYGQSIDDNTYNLIKISKDNETTGKRDVYIAQDSSAFNKWGILQYFETADKNANPEQIKAKVNALLKLMNSETKTLSIEALGDTRVRAGSGILVSISDLGINQYVIVNSCKHIFKNNIHTMSLELML; encoded by the coding sequence ATGATAGAATTGTTGATTGAAAACAAAGCTGACGGCAAAATATATGAAATATCAGAGCTTGTTACAGAAATCAGCTTTAGCGACAGGTTAAACAACGGCTGCAGCAAGCTGGATTTTAGTTACCTTTATGACGGGGTATTATTTGCAAACGGATCCGCGGTAAGGTTTAGGTTTAATGGGGCAAATATTTTTTATGGATACATTTTCAGCAGCGAAAGAGAGCAGAATAACGCTATTTCTGTTGTTGCCTATGACCAGTTAAGATACCTTAAAGCAAAAGATACCTTTGTTGTAAAGGAGCTGCGTGTTGATGAGCTTATACGGAAAATAGCAAACTATTTCAGGCTCCGTGTAGGAAAGTTGGACAATACCGGATATAAACTGCCAACATCCATAAAAGATAACCAGACGTTCCTGGATATGATATATGACAGTATTTCAACTACGCTCATTGGCACAGGCCGAAAATATGCCTTTTATGATGACTTTGGAAGCTTAGCGCTCACAGACATTATGAACATGAGACTTCCTCTTGTAATTGGCGATGCGAGCCTGGCGTACGGGTATAAGTATGGACAGAGTATTGACGATAACACCTATAACCTTATAAAAATATCAAAAGATAATGAAACAACAGGTAAGAGGGACGTCTATATAGCCCAGGACAGCAGCGCATTCAATAAGTGGGGGATACTTCAGTATTTTGAAACGGCAGATAAAAACGCGAATCCTGAGCAGATTAAAGCTAAAGTTAATGCACTTTTAAAGCTTATGAATTCTGAAACCAAAACCCTGTCCATTGAGGCGTTAGGTGATACAAGGGTAAGGGCAGGAAGCGGGATATTGGTAAGCATATCCGACTTAGGCATAAACCAATATGTAATTGTAAATTCCTGCAAGCATATATTTAAAAACAATATTCATACTATGAGCCTGGAGTTGATGTTATGA
- a CDS encoding LysM peptidoglycan-binding domain-containing protein encodes MSYAVFFDKNNETIRLPVNPESIKIEKGQAVETYDVLKLGKVSISSGVEPDKYSFEAELPGKRYRYVVTSGDFKPADFYLNKFKEWMEAKEPVRFIKNNGDGDDLSTLVLIESLDISENAGEEGDYIVGFKLTEYKPFGKKEVFISGQSTANTQQAVTTTPPAREGKPSTPKTYTVASGDTLWGIAKRFLGDGSKYHQLAKLNPGIKNPALIYPGQVISLA; translated from the coding sequence ATGAGCTATGCTGTGTTTTTTGATAAAAATAATGAAACAATAAGGCTTCCGGTGAATCCGGAAAGCATAAAGATTGAAAAAGGGCAGGCTGTAGAAACTTATGATGTATTAAAACTCGGGAAGGTATCAATATCTTCAGGAGTAGAGCCTGATAAATACAGCTTTGAAGCAGAATTGCCGGGCAAACGCTACAGGTATGTTGTAACATCGGGTGACTTTAAACCAGCAGATTTTTACCTGAATAAGTTTAAAGAGTGGATGGAAGCTAAAGAGCCTGTAAGGTTTATAAAAAACAACGGCGATGGGGATGACCTTTCCACACTGGTTTTGATTGAAAGCCTTGACATATCTGAAAACGCTGGTGAAGAAGGGGATTATATCGTTGGCTTCAAGTTAACTGAGTATAAACCTTTTGGGAAAAAGGAAGTGTTTATTTCAGGACAAAGCACTGCAAACACTCAGCAAGCCGTAACCACTACCCCACCAGCAAGAGAAGGAAAGCCTTCCACACCAAAAACGTATACCGTTGCCAGCGGGGATACTCTTTGGGGAATTGCAAAACGATTCCTGGGAGATGGTTCAAAATATCATCAGTTGGCAAAACTCAATCCTGGCATTAAAAATCCGGCATTAATCTATCCAGGGCAGGTGATATCATTGGCATGA
- a CDS encoding tape measure protein, whose protein sequence is MPTLEAVFRINDRYTSAINKIMASTTTAENKLKAISNTTDIFNKKLSDIKTGASFGIGGITSLVGALKGLAAAYLTVQAAKKGMEISDNYTNTAARLKLINDGLQTNAELQDKIFKAAERSRGSYTAMADSVAKMGLLAKDAFTGNDELIAFTELVQKSFKVGGASAQEQQAGLYQLTQAMAAGKLQGDEFRSIMENAPMIADAIAKFTGKSKGELKKMSADGVITADIIKNAMFKASEDINKKFETMPRTFGDVFAQFGNKALKAFEPVIQKVNKAINSPAFISFTEKLMQGINFVAGGVGILIDGFIWVGNVIQSNWEIIEPVLIAIGAALTAWAVIKIPFLIGRINLLIIKLWLMLEPILAQAAAWMTANWPILLIGAAIGFLLYAMIKFGDTVVEVVGFVGGVFGVLFAFLYNKFAYFANTVVSIAEFFANVWIDPVYAVKKLFYDLSINALSFLTNIAKGIEKIINSIPGLNVNITGGMENLLDTLKAERDNLKSDKNVIRLKRFEQMDYSTAFDMGKDWGKKIGRTSVDNVQGAFNKLTSIMSFMTPKSDLDSGIDKYMKNGALPVTGKVDISEEDLRYLKDIAEREYINKYSTTTLAPNIRISFGNVTKEADVDKITGRIEKILKEQIAIAAEGSYA, encoded by the coding sequence TTGCCAACGTTGGAAGCTGTTTTTAGAATCAATGACCGATATACAAGCGCAATAAACAAAATTATGGCCAGCACAACAACAGCAGAAAATAAGCTGAAGGCTATATCAAACACTACAGATATTTTCAATAAAAAGCTTTCTGACATAAAAACAGGAGCAAGCTTTGGAATTGGAGGGATAACTTCCCTGGTTGGAGCGTTAAAAGGTCTTGCAGCTGCTTATCTAACTGTTCAGGCGGCTAAGAAAGGCATGGAGATTTCAGATAATTACACAAATACAGCAGCAAGGCTTAAACTCATTAATGATGGATTGCAAACCAATGCCGAGCTTCAGGATAAAATATTCAAGGCTGCCGAACGCTCAAGAGGCTCATATACGGCTATGGCTGACAGCGTGGCTAAAATGGGCTTGCTTGCAAAGGATGCATTCACAGGCAACGATGAACTTATAGCTTTTACAGAATTGGTTCAGAAATCATTCAAAGTAGGAGGAGCAAGCGCCCAGGAACAGCAGGCAGGATTGTACCAGCTTACGCAGGCCATGGCTGCAGGTAAGCTTCAGGGGGATGAATTCAGGTCAATCATGGAAAATGCTCCGATGATTGCGGATGCCATTGCGAAGTTTACAGGAAAGTCAAAAGGTGAGCTAAAGAAGATGTCGGCTGACGGTGTTATTACTGCTGACATTATCAAAAATGCTATGTTTAAGGCAAGTGAGGATATTAATAAAAAGTTTGAAACAATGCCGAGGACTTTCGGGGACGTATTTGCACAGTTTGGGAACAAAGCCCTGAAAGCTTTTGAGCCTGTGATACAAAAGGTTAACAAGGCTATTAATTCCCCTGCGTTTATAAGCTTTACTGAAAAACTTATGCAGGGAATAAACTTTGTTGCAGGAGGGGTAGGTATTTTGATAGATGGCTTTATATGGGTTGGAAATGTAATACAGTCAAACTGGGAGATTATCGAGCCGGTACTTATTGCCATAGGTGCGGCGTTAACTGCATGGGCAGTTATTAAAATCCCCTTTCTAATAGGCCGGATTAATCTTTTAATAATCAAGCTCTGGCTGATGTTAGAGCCGATATTAGCTCAGGCTGCGGCATGGATGACTGCGAACTGGCCTATCCTGTTAATTGGTGCTGCTATTGGATTTTTGTTATATGCAATGATCAAATTCGGGGATACAGTTGTTGAAGTTGTAGGTTTTGTCGGCGGTGTTTTTGGTGTTTTGTTTGCCTTCTTGTATAATAAGTTTGCATATTTTGCTAATACTGTTGTTTCTATAGCAGAATTTTTTGCAAATGTATGGATAGATCCTGTATATGCCGTTAAAAAGCTTTTCTATGACTTATCTATCAACGCGTTGAGCTTTTTGACAAACATAGCAAAAGGCATTGAAAAGATTATAAATTCCATACCCGGGCTGAATGTAAATATTACAGGCGGCATGGAAAACCTTCTTGATACTTTGAAAGCTGAGCGTGACAATCTGAAAAGCGATAAAAACGTCATCAGACTCAAAAGGTTTGAACAGATGGATTATTCGACTGCATTTGATATGGGCAAGGATTGGGGCAAGAAAATCGGAAGAACCTCTGTAGATAATGTACAGGGGGCATTTAATAAACTGACAAGTATAATGTCATTCATGACACCAAAGAGCGATTTAGACTCTGGTATAGACAAATACATGAAGAACGGCGCGCTTCCTGTTACCGGAAAGGTGGATATATCGGAGGAAGATTTAAGATACCTCAAGGACATTGCCGAGCGCGAGTATATTAACAAATATAGTACTACTACACTTGCTCCGAACATCCGTATATCATTTGGAAACGTGACAAAAGAAGCTGATGTCGATAAGATTACCGGGAGAATCGAAAAAATACTGAAAGAGCAAATAGCTATTGCTGCCGAAGGGAGCTATGCATAA
- a CDS encoding phage tail assembly chaperone produces the protein MISKQVKAELDNLWLEELQRKQEIGRYNDPVDKLVTEMGVLVMSLKAFLNPIVPKNEKVIVSKRFVEDGKPVEWEIKPVTQEENDLLMKKYTKKDKKTGAETFDRQGYINELVASAVVFPDLKNAELQKAYGVLGETDLLKKMLLIGEFAVLAQKVQELAGLDEDINELVEEAKN, from the coding sequence ATGATAAGCAAACAGGTGAAAGCTGAACTGGATAATTTATGGCTTGAAGAGTTGCAAAGAAAACAGGAAATCGGTCGATATAACGATCCCGTAGATAAACTAGTAACTGAAATGGGGGTTTTAGTAATGAGCCTTAAAGCATTTTTAAATCCAATAGTGCCGAAGAATGAAAAAGTAATAGTATCAAAAAGGTTTGTTGAGGATGGAAAGCCTGTTGAGTGGGAGATAAAACCCGTCACACAGGAAGAAAACGACCTTTTGATGAAAAAATATACCAAAAAGGATAAGAAAACAGGAGCGGAAACCTTTGATAGACAAGGGTATATAAACGAGCTTGTGGCTTCTGCCGTTGTCTTCCCTGATTTAAAAAACGCCGAGCTTCAGAAAGCTTACGGGGTATTAGGAGAAACTGATTTGCTGAAGAAAATGCTCCTTATCGGTGAATTTGCCGTACTTGCCCAGAAAGTACAGGAGCTTGCGGGGCTGGATGAGGATATAAACGAGCTGGTGGAAGAGGCAAAAAACTGA
- a CDS encoding phage tail tube protein produces MSENFTRLADTLSTNEGTAYITINGQNRQLFEVMKIEANIEKTILEKRMLGNKITQHKVIGAKITGSATLALMNGDLLKATLNYLKTGVYPNIKLQLKNLDPSSTVGAREVILTGVIFNNDLLSLLDSDSEDMATFDTDFTADGIEVLSDFKLPQNYR; encoded by the coding sequence ATGAGCGAAAACTTTACAAGGCTTGCAGATACCCTTTCAACCAATGAAGGCACGGCTTATATCACAATAAACGGCCAGAACAGGCAACTGTTTGAAGTTATGAAGATTGAAGCTAATATTGAAAAGACAATCCTTGAAAAAAGGATGCTGGGCAACAAAATCACACAGCATAAAGTCATTGGCGCAAAAATAACCGGTTCTGCGACACTGGCCCTTATGAATGGAGATTTGCTCAAAGCCACGCTGAATTATCTTAAGACGGGAGTTTATCCGAATATAAAGCTTCAGCTTAAAAACCTTGATCCTTCTAGCACTGTGGGGGCAAGGGAAGTTATATTGACAGGGGTGATTTTCAACAACGATTTGCTTTCACTGCTGGACTCCGACAGCGAGGATATGGCAACATTCGATACTGATTTTACCGCTGATGGCATTGAGGTTTTAAGTGATTTTAAATTGCCGCAAAATTACAGGTGA
- a CDS encoding phage tail sheath C-terminal domain-containing protein, whose protein sequence is MAGTFTTQNKVRPGVYINFSTEAPLAIELSDRGIVALPLSLSWGPVGSIIEVNQGESTFSKLGYELSDPKLLLLREALKRAQKALVYRINDGAAATATLAANITATAKHKGARGNDITVRITENGAAWDVETLVSGKSVDVQTGLTDVSDFIANDWISITGTGMFEATTQTLTGGADDNSTLGHAGFLAALQVQDYNTIACFSTNSADQALYINHVASERANNGKMVQCVMADNAADKEYIISVKNGVKLSDGTLLTAAQACAWVAGATAAAKVNQSLTFTKYEDAVDANPRLTNAETEAAITAGHMVFTAKNGYAVLEYDINSLTSFAPPKSKAWRSNRVMRVLDAFQNDVQEIFEAQYVGKINNNEDGRQLLRAAIIQYCNELQSIGVLQNFEGADDVAVSAGTDPDAVVVEANLQPVDSVNKIYIKVNVR, encoded by the coding sequence ATGGCAGGAACCTTTACTACTCAAAATAAAGTAAGGCCGGGCGTATATATCAATTTTTCAACTGAAGCGCCTCTGGCCATAGAGCTTTCGGACAGAGGCATAGTTGCCTTGCCCCTTAGCCTTTCGTGGGGGCCTGTAGGCTCAATAATCGAAGTCAACCAGGGTGAAAGCACGTTTTCAAAGCTTGGTTACGAGCTGTCTGATCCAAAGCTGCTTTTGCTTCGCGAGGCTTTGAAACGTGCCCAAAAAGCGCTTGTATATAGGATAAATGATGGTGCGGCAGCTACCGCAACATTGGCGGCAAACATTACGGCCACGGCAAAACATAAAGGTGCCAGAGGTAACGACATAACGGTAAGAATAACGGAAAATGGAGCAGCTTGGGACGTTGAGACCTTAGTATCAGGGAAGTCAGTTGACGTTCAGACAGGTTTGACAGATGTGTCTGATTTTATCGCCAATGATTGGATAAGCATAACGGGTACAGGGATGTTTGAGGCGACTACCCAAACATTAACAGGGGGTGCAGATGATAATTCTACGTTGGGTCATGCCGGATTCTTGGCAGCGCTGCAGGTGCAAGACTACAACACTATTGCATGCTTTTCAACGAATTCAGCCGACCAAGCTTTATACATTAATCATGTTGCTAGTGAAAGGGCAAATAACGGCAAAATGGTTCAATGCGTAATGGCTGATAATGCTGCAGACAAGGAGTATATAATCAGTGTCAAAAACGGAGTAAAACTTTCAGACGGAACTCTTTTAACTGCGGCTCAAGCTTGTGCATGGGTTGCAGGGGCAACGGCAGCGGCTAAGGTGAACCAGAGTCTAACATTCACGAAATACGAGGATGCTGTTGATGCAAACCCGCGCCTGACGAATGCTGAAACAGAAGCAGCCATTACGGCCGGGCATATGGTGTTCACTGCAAAGAACGGATATGCAGTTTTGGAGTATGACATAAACAGCCTGACAAGCTTTGCCCCTCCAAAATCAAAAGCATGGAGAAGCAACAGGGTTATGAGGGTGCTGGATGCTTTCCAGAATGACGTACAAGAGATATTTGAAGCCCAGTATGTCGGAAAGATAAACAATAACGAAGATGGCAGACAGCTTTTAAGAGCGGCAATAATACAGTACTGCAATGAGCTGCAGAGTATCGGGGTGCTGCAAAACTTTGAAGGGGCAGATGATGTTGCTGTAAGTGCAGGAACGGATCCTGACGCTGTTGTTGTGGAAGCAAACCTGCAGCCTGTGGATAGTGTAAACAAGATATACATCAAGGTTAATGTAAGGTAG